The Halalkalibacter krulwichiae genome has a segment encoding these proteins:
- a CDS encoding rhomboid family intramembrane serine protease, translating to MFIRNESFYSFRRSYPIVTILVAIHLILFIWMNFLPGGRYILTMGIGNNLAVAYGEYWRIVTPIFMHISIGHVIFNSFSLVIFGPALEKMLGKAKFLIVYLITGVIANIATFYLGSPYMQHLGASGAIFGLFGLYLYIVIYRKDLIDSANSQLVMTILIIGLVMTFVNSNINVLAHLFGLIAGAALAPIILTGVKPFHTRPVFIDDGEPAFDPNRWQKKRRTSQRLKKALWISFAVLVIIGILARFL from the coding sequence ATGTTTATACGAAACGAGAGCTTCTATTCGTTTAGACGTTCATATCCTATTGTTACGATATTAGTAGCCATTCATCTTATTTTATTTATTTGGATGAATTTTCTCCCTGGGGGACGTTACATTCTCACAATGGGCATCGGAAACAATCTAGCTGTAGCCTATGGCGAGTATTGGCGAATCGTTACACCGATTTTCATGCATATTAGCATAGGACATGTCATCTTTAATTCTTTTTCCCTTGTCATTTTCGGTCCAGCACTTGAAAAGATGCTTGGAAAAGCGAAATTCCTTATCGTCTACCTCATAACAGGGGTCATTGCAAACATTGCAACTTTTTATTTAGGCAGCCCTTATATGCAACATCTCGGAGCTTCGGGAGCCATCTTTGGATTATTTGGACTTTACTTGTATATTGTAATCTATCGAAAGGATCTAATTGATTCTGCCAATTCACAACTCGTCATGACCATTCTCATTATCGGTTTAGTCATGACATTCGTAAACTCAAACATAAATGTTCTCGCTCACTTATTTGGTTTAATTGCGGGTGCTGCTTTAGCTCCAATTATTCTAACTGGAGTTAAACCGTTTCATACTAGGCCCGTTTTCATCGATGATGGTGAGCCTGCCTTTGACCCAAATCGTTGGCAAAAGAAACGGCGTACAAGCCAGCGACTAAAAAAAGCATTATGGATTTCATTTGCTGTATTGGTCATTATCGGTATACTCGCAAGGTTTTTGTAA
- a CDS encoding STAS domain-containing protein gives MQPYIVSLIGNQREKLMELWKEELDVIRKENYLESISDSVYENTNQQFMHFIIGMVDMDEKEAKKRLSSFADEYIQSGWPLAYFTQGLQAFRRVNLALISEQETNIQDLLSTFSELENWIDRLINQLVYDYTGTWEDIFEMQKLSLMELSAPLIPVLEGVTVMPLIGTIDTARAKLVMENLLQGVIEHRSQVVLIDITGVPVVDTMVAHHIIQASEAVRLVGATCILVGIRPEIAQTIVNLGIDLSKFPTKSTLKKGIETALELTNKKMIDL, from the coding sequence ATGCAACCATATATTGTTTCGCTTATTGGGAATCAACGAGAAAAGTTGATGGAGCTTTGGAAAGAAGAGTTAGATGTTATAAGGAAAGAAAACTACTTGGAATCCATTTCAGATTCAGTCTATGAAAATACGAATCAACAATTTATGCATTTCATTATTGGTATGGTAGATATGGATGAAAAAGAAGCAAAGAAAAGATTAAGCTCCTTTGCTGATGAATACATACAAAGTGGTTGGCCGCTTGCGTACTTTACACAGGGTCTCCAAGCTTTTCGCCGTGTGAATTTGGCTTTAATTTCAGAACAAGAAACGAACATTCAGGATTTACTTTCTACATTTAGTGAACTTGAGAACTGGATTGATCGACTAATTAACCAATTGGTTTACGATTATACAGGTACTTGGGAAGATATTTTTGAAATGCAAAAACTATCTTTAATGGAGCTCTCAGCACCTTTAATCCCAGTATTAGAGGGAGTAACGGTGATGCCGTTAATCGGAACGATTGATACAGCTAGAGCCAAGCTTGTAATGGAAAATTTATTACAAGGTGTGATTGAGCACCGGTCACAAGTCGTTCTAATTGATATTACGGGAGTTCCTGTGGTCGATACAATGGTTGCTCACCATATTATTCAAGCTTCTGAAGCGGTGAGGTTAGTAGGGGCAACATGCATTCTTGTTGGGATTAGACCCGAGATTGCCCAAACCATTGTGAATCTTGGGATTGATTTAAGTAAGTTTCCGACAAAGAGCACGCTGAAAAAAGGGATTGAAACAGCGTTGGAGTTAACAAACAAGAAAATGATTGACTTGTAA
- a CDS encoding STAS domain-containing protein: MNLSIRLEADNDTTVLYLAGEVDAYTAPKLREELLPLTELGKNVKVDLTDVHYIDSTGLGIFIGALKATHIHKGNLVLTGMSDRIKRLFTITGLNEVITIEEGEASR; the protein is encoded by the coding sequence ATGAACTTATCTATTCGTTTAGAAGCCGATAATGATACGACTGTTTTATATTTAGCGGGAGAGGTAGACGCGTATACAGCCCCTAAGTTAAGAGAGGAGTTATTGCCTCTAACAGAGCTTGGGAAAAATGTCAAAGTTGATTTAACGGATGTTCATTATATAGATAGTACGGGCCTTGGGATATTCATAGGTGCGCTTAAAGCAACACATATTCATAAAGGTAACCTTGTGTTAACAGGAATGTCTGACCGAATTAAACGACTGTTTACAATTACAGGTCTGAATGAAGTCATTACAATTGAGGAAGGGGAGGCGTCAAGATGA
- a CDS encoding anti-sigma regulatory factor codes for METQSCVGVKNEWDIVAARQAGRSLSKEIGFGSVDQARITTAISELARNIYLYAKRGEISIELVEKPSKLGLRKGIKITAKDQGPGIPDIRQVMMDGFTTSGGMGAGLPGVERLMDDFTIDSVVGEGTTITAIKWIR; via the coding sequence ATGGAAACCCAGTCCTGTGTCGGAGTGAAAAACGAGTGGGATATTGTTGCAGCAAGACAAGCTGGTCGCTCGTTATCAAAAGAAATTGGGTTTGGCAGTGTTGATCAAGCTAGAATTACAACAGCCATCTCGGAGCTTGCTCGGAATATCTATCTTTATGCGAAGCGCGGAGAAATATCGATTGAGTTAGTTGAGAAACCAAGTAAATTGGGTTTAAGAAAAGGCATTAAAATCACTGCAAAAGATCAAGGTCCAGGTATTCCTGATATAAGGCAAGTAATGATGGATGGGTTTACCACATCTGGTGGCATGGGTGCTGGTTTACCAGGCGTAGAACGTTTAATGGATGATTTCACTATCGACTCTGTAGTAGGAGAAGGGACCACCATTACAGCGATTAAGTGGATTCGTTAG
- the acpS gene encoding holo-ACP synthase — translation MIIGIGIDIVELNRIEDVLNRQPKFVDRILTDSEKNTYLTLSNRRKIEFLAGRFAAKEAFVKAVGTGISASYSWRDIEVKKEANGKPYVIASGLTDQVHLSISHSKMYAVAQVLIESLSS, via the coding sequence ATGATTATTGGAATTGGTATTGATATTGTCGAGCTTAACCGAATAGAAGATGTGCTAAATCGCCAACCGAAATTTGTTGATCGAATTTTAACTGATTCTGAGAAAAATACATACCTCACTTTAAGTAATAGAAGAAAAATTGAGTTTCTTGCGGGGAGATTTGCGGCTAAAGAAGCTTTTGTTAAAGCAGTTGGCACAGGAATTTCAGCAAGTTATAGCTGGAGGGACATTGAAGTGAAAAAGGAGGCTAATGGTAAGCCTTATGTCATTGCATCAGGTCTTACTGATCAAGTTCATCTTTCGATTTCTCACAGTAAAATGTATGCAGTTGCACAAGTTTTAATTGAAAGCTTGTCAAGCTAG
- the rsbW gene encoding anti-sigma B factor RsbW, protein MKQQEADHIQMSVPAKPEYVGVIRLTVSGIANRVGFTYDEIEDMKIAVAEACTNVVNHAYEEGGVMNVSFYLYEDKIEIVVADQGQSFDIASVRDQLGPVNADRPVADLKEGGLGLFLINTLMDKVEINDESGIVLVMTKFLHGDEVEHDVERFSEAQPEQ, encoded by the coding sequence ATGAAGCAACAAGAAGCAGATCATATACAAATGAGTGTTCCTGCAAAGCCAGAGTATGTAGGTGTGATCCGTTTGACTGTTTCTGGAATTGCCAATCGGGTCGGATTTACCTACGATGAGATCGAGGATATGAAGATTGCTGTTGCAGAAGCATGTACGAACGTCGTAAATCATGCATATGAGGAAGGAGGCGTTATGAATGTCTCTTTCTACTTATATGAAGATAAGATCGAGATCGTTGTAGCTGATCAAGGACAGAGTTTTGATATTGCTAGTGTGCGTGATCAGCTCGGACCGGTTAATGCCGATCGACCTGTAGCCGATTTAAAAGAAGGTGGCTTGGGCCTGTTTCTTATAAATACATTAATGGATAAAGTGGAAATAAATGATGAATCAGGCATTGTTTTAGTTATGACCAAGTTCCTTCATGGAGATGAGGTGGAACATGATGTCGAAAGATTCTCAGAGGCGCAGCCAGAACAATGA
- a CDS encoding LolA family protein, giving the protein MKKAIWLATLGILLSMILVACGEKTQEDIMTDLDTKLTEMTGYKAKSTMTLETGKEQQTYEVDVWHQVKSNYRVALQNENKDQSQIILRNDDGVFVLTPALNKSFRFQSDWPTNSSQVYLYESLVQDILMDPERSFQADEDYYIFQTNTNYQNKNLTTQEIKLNKKDLSPAQVKIMNADLEVLVQLDFTDFEWNASFNEGDFDMERNMTGAQMTEQPAMAEPLEAMTVYYPMYTPDGTQFESSRNIETENGERVVLQYMGEQPFTLIQEQSQVVPASTPMNMSHGEPVDLGFTIGVMTNESLMWSYNGVDFFLASENLSTEEMMSIASSVYGTEEK; this is encoded by the coding sequence ATGAAAAAAGCAATTTGGCTCGCTACTCTAGGGATACTACTATCTATGATCCTCGTAGCGTGTGGCGAAAAAACACAGGAAGATATTATGACTGATTTAGACACTAAGCTAACGGAGATGACTGGTTACAAAGCGAAGTCTACTATGACTTTAGAAACAGGGAAGGAACAACAGACATATGAGGTCGATGTATGGCATCAAGTAAAGAGCAACTATCGTGTTGCACTTCAAAATGAAAACAAAGACCAAAGTCAAATTATCCTTCGCAATGATGATGGGGTTTTCGTGTTGACACCTGCGCTGAACAAAAGCTTCCGTTTCCAAAGTGACTGGCCGACAAATAGCAGTCAGGTATATTTGTATGAATCACTTGTTCAAGACATTTTGATGGATCCTGAACGTTCTTTCCAAGCAGATGAAGACTATTATATCTTTCAAACGAATACAAACTATCAAAATAAAAATCTAACAACGCAGGAAATCAAATTAAACAAGAAAGATTTATCGCCTGCTCAGGTGAAAATTATGAATGCTGATCTTGAGGTGCTTGTTCAACTTGATTTCACAGACTTTGAATGGAATGCAAGCTTCAATGAAGGTGACTTCGATATGGAGCGTAATATGACTGGAGCACAAATGACGGAACAGCCAGCAATGGCAGAACCACTTGAAGCTATGACTGTCTATTATCCAATGTATACGCCAGATGGTACACAGTTTGAATCATCAAGAAATATTGAAACAGAAAATGGTGAGCGAGTTGTGCTTCAATACATGGGTGAGCAACCATTCACGTTAATCCAAGAGCAAAGTCAAGTAGTACCTGCATCTACTCCAATGAATATGAGCCATGGCGAACCAGTTGATTTAGGTTTTACAATTGGTGTTATGACAAATGAGTCACTTATGTGGTCTTATAATGGGGTAGACTTCTTCCTAGCTTCTGAGAATTTAAGCACAGAAGAAATGATGTCTATTGCAAGTTCCGTATATGGAACAGAGGAAAAATAA
- a CDS encoding SpoIIE family protein phosphatase: MAAGVIRSLHRLDVAQLVKACNDVLVNHRGVVLTIIKVDYNRQLIDYCNFGNIGFILYLPDGTTFEPIPARGYLSGKKQVIKSSTYRFYQGAVFLLYSDGLKRRPAKERLLRMTSPTVGLENLLEKENYAIDDVTILIGRFK, encoded by the coding sequence ATGGCTGCTGGTGTTATTAGGAGTCTTCATAGACTCGATGTTGCTCAACTTGTAAAAGCGTGTAACGATGTGTTAGTGAATCATAGAGGTGTCGTTCTAACGATTATTAAAGTGGACTATAATCGACAACTTATCGACTATTGTAATTTTGGTAATATAGGATTCATTTTGTATTTGCCAGATGGTACGACATTTGAACCGATTCCGGCAAGAGGTTATTTATCAGGAAAAAAGCAAGTGATTAAAAGTTCGACTTATCGTTTTTATCAAGGTGCTGTTTTCCTATTGTATTCGGATGGATTAAAGAGGAGACCTGCAAAGGAACGATTACTCCGCATGACGTCTCCTACTGTTGGATTGGAAAATTTATTAGAAAAGGAAAACTATGCTATTGATGATGTAACAATATTAATAGGGAGATTTAAATAA
- a CDS encoding CopG family ribbon-helix-helix protein, whose translation MFVSEQSTKRIVINLPQHLLNEVDGVIKKENVNRSEFISQATKMYLRERKKRQIRETMQQGYMEMAKINLNIASESFLAEEEAENTLDRLVSGV comes from the coding sequence ATGTTTGTGTCAGAGCAAAGCACAAAGCGCATTGTAATTAATTTGCCACAACATTTGTTGAACGAGGTGGACGGTGTGATTAAAAAAGAGAACGTCAATCGTAGTGAATTCATTTCACAAGCAACAAAGATGTATCTTCGTGAACGTAAAAAACGTCAAATTCGGGAGACTATGCAGCAAGGCTATATGGAAATGGCGAAAATTAACCTAAACATTGCATCAGAATCTTTTCTTGCCGAGGAGGAAGCAGAGAATACCCTCGACCGCTTAGTGAGTGGGGTGTAG
- a CDS encoding type II toxin-antitoxin system PemK/MazF family toxin: MIVKRGDVYFADLSPVVGSEQGGVRPVLVIQNDIGNRFSPTVIVAAITAQIQKAKLPTHVEINAKRYGFDRDSVILLEQVRTIDKQRLTDKITHLDDDMMNRVNDALFISLGLIDF, encoded by the coding sequence TTGATTGTAAAAAGAGGCGACGTTTACTTTGCTGATCTCTCACCTGTTGTTGGTTCTGAACAAGGTGGAGTTCGTCCTGTGCTTGTTATACAAAATGATATTGGAAACCGTTTTAGTCCTACGGTTATTGTGGCAGCAATTACAGCTCAAATTCAAAAAGCTAAACTGCCAACGCATGTTGAGATTAATGCAAAACGTTATGGCTTTGATCGTGATTCCGTCATTTTGTTGGAACAAGTACGAACAATTGATAAGCAAAGGCTAACCGATAAAATAACCCACTTAGACGATGATATGATGAATCGTGTGAATGATGCTCTGTTCATAAGTTTAGGACTTATTGATTTTTAA
- a CDS encoding PP2C family protein-serine/threonine phosphatase, with the protein MERTVHDLEQTYKEIVQTFLHRKNELGLYQAQQFSKILMEQQFSPEEVVGVHRAVVEELFPTVPEGVLDSFDLLLEVMMGYGLAYREHQSLRDRQLELESEIDVAATMQQTLLPEGTPHSDSLDMGVVSVPAYKMSGDYYHYIMDDNGCVGIAIADIIGKGVPAALCMSMIKYAMDSLPEQRLQPAALLDSLNRVVEQNVHDSMFITMMYGSYDPRTDEFNYSGAGHEPGFFYNAALDQFEDLYAKGIVLGVSKKGNFREYNRKLETGDFVVFLSDGVTECRVEDRFIEREEVIALIRKYMHLSAQELVDNVYQELAKLQKFTLKDDFTLMVIKRV; encoded by the coding sequence GTGGAAAGAACTGTACATGATTTAGAGCAAACGTATAAAGAAATTGTACAAACATTCCTTCATCGGAAAAATGAATTAGGACTGTATCAGGCTCAGCAGTTTAGCAAAATTTTAATGGAGCAACAATTTTCACCAGAAGAAGTGGTAGGTGTACATCGTGCTGTTGTTGAAGAATTGTTTCCGACTGTTCCGGAAGGGGTATTAGACTCCTTTGACTTATTATTAGAAGTCATGATGGGATATGGTCTGGCTTATCGTGAACATCAAAGTTTGCGAGATCGGCAATTAGAGCTTGAGTCTGAAATTGACGTCGCTGCTACAATGCAGCAGACGTTACTTCCTGAAGGGACTCCCCACAGCGATTCGTTGGATATGGGTGTGGTAAGTGTTCCGGCATATAAAATGAGTGGAGATTATTATCATTACATAATGGATGATAATGGATGTGTTGGCATCGCGATAGCTGATATTATCGGGAAAGGAGTACCGGCGGCTCTTTGTATGTCGATGATTAAGTATGCGATGGACAGTTTGCCTGAACAACGCTTGCAACCAGCTGCTTTGTTAGATAGTTTGAATCGTGTAGTAGAGCAAAATGTTCATGATAGCATGTTTATTACGATGATGTACGGTTCTTATGATCCTAGAACAGATGAATTTAATTATTCCGGAGCGGGGCATGAGCCGGGTTTCTTTTACAATGCAGCATTGGATCAATTTGAGGATCTCTATGCAAAGGGCATTGTTTTAGGCGTTTCAAAAAAAGGGAACTTTAGGGAATATAATAGAAAACTAGAAACTGGAGATTTTGTTGTTTTTCTTTCCGATGGTGTTACGGAATGTAGGGTTGAAGACCGTTTTATCGAGAGGGAGGAAGTGATAGCGTTGATTCGTAAGTATATGCACTTATCAGCACAAGAGTTGGTTGATAATGTTTATCAAGAATTAGCTAAACTTCAAAAGTTTACTTTAAAAGATGATTTTACATTAATGGTAATTAAACGTGTTTAA
- a CDS encoding STAS domain-containing protein, with translation MRIPILKLKHYLLISVQVELDDQTALQFQEDLLNKIHMEGSLGVVIDLTSVDMIDSFIAKVLGDVVDMSNLMGAKVVLTGIQPAVAITLIDMGITLKDVQTALDLEQGLEKLQQELEG, from the coding sequence ATGAGAATTCCAATTTTAAAACTAAAACATTATTTATTAATAAGTGTACAGGTTGAATTAGATGATCAGACTGCATTGCAATTCCAAGAGGATTTATTAAATAAAATCCATATGGAAGGCTCATTAGGGGTTGTTATTGATCTAACATCTGTTGATATGATTGATTCCTTTATTGCTAAAGTGTTAGGGGATGTTGTCGACATGTCTAACCTAATGGGAGCGAAAGTAGTTCTAACTGGCATTCAGCCAGCTGTTGCAATTACATTAATCGACATGGGGATAACCTTAAAAGATGTTCAAACAGCTCTAGATCTTGAACAAGGTCTTGAGAAATTGCAACAGGAATTGGAGGGGTAA
- the alr gene encoding alanine racemase produces the protein MSQEFYRDTWAEVDLTAIADNVQAICQLYRDRDVSVIAVVKANGYGHGAVEVAKTALKSGASYLAVALLDEAIALREANIKAPILVLGRIRPQDVSIAQRYQVMVTVFQQQWLEEAKKFLVTDASISIHLKFDTGMGRIGLRTKEETDAVCDFLAANKQFHVHGIFTHFATADEKDASYVNEQHNRFVEMLDWVKEKGIQASFIHSGNSAAGMRFPEKAFNAFRLGISMYGLTPSPEITEELPIQLKQAFSLKSRLVHVKKVAAGEAISYGATYRAKSDEWIGTIPIGYADGWLRYHSTSGGEVLVNGERAPFVGRICMDQCMVRLSEPVEVGTIVTLIGKDGDNRITMDEIAKRLNTINYEIPCVIGQRVPRVYMD, from the coding sequence ATGAGTCAAGAGTTTTACCGAGATACATGGGCTGAAGTTGATTTAACGGCTATTGCCGATAATGTACAAGCCATTTGTCAACTTTACCGTGATAGAGATGTCAGTGTGATAGCTGTTGTAAAAGCGAATGGTTATGGTCATGGTGCTGTTGAAGTGGCAAAGACAGCTTTAAAATCAGGAGCTAGTTATTTAGCTGTTGCATTATTGGATGAAGCCATTGCTTTAAGAGAGGCAAATATTAAGGCGCCTATTCTTGTTTTAGGTAGAATTAGACCTCAGGATGTCTCTATTGCGCAACGGTATCAAGTGATGGTTACAGTTTTTCAACAGCAGTGGTTAGAAGAAGCGAAGAAGTTCCTTGTGACTGATGCATCCATTTCGATCCACTTGAAATTTGATACGGGTATGGGCAGGATTGGGCTGAGAACAAAGGAAGAAACGGATGCGGTATGCGACTTCCTAGCTGCAAATAAACAATTTCATGTACATGGGATCTTTACTCATTTTGCTACTGCTGATGAAAAAGATGCTTCGTATGTAAATGAACAGCACAATCGATTTGTTGAGATGTTAGATTGGGTAAAGGAAAAGGGCATTCAAGCTTCTTTCATTCATAGTGGAAACAGCGCTGCCGGTATGAGATTTCCTGAAAAAGCATTTAATGCTTTTCGTTTAGGTATTTCAATGTATGGGTTAACTCCATCACCTGAAATTACAGAAGAGCTTCCTATCCAATTAAAGCAAGCATTTTCACTTAAAAGCCGTCTCGTGCATGTGAAAAAGGTTGCGGCAGGAGAAGCGATTAGTTATGGTGCGACATATCGTGCTAAATCAGACGAATGGATTGGAACAATTCCGATCGGTTATGCAGATGGTTGGTTAAGGTATCATAGTACTAGTGGCGGAGAAGTACTTGTTAATGGAGAACGAGCTCCGTTTGTCGGTCGTATTTGCATGGACCAATGTATGGTGCGCTTATCGGAACCGGTTGAAGTCGGTACAATTGTGACATTGATTGGTAAAGATGGAGATAATAGAATAACAATGGATGAAATTGCAAAAAGATTAAATACGATTAACTATGAAATTCCTTGTGTAATTGGGCAAAGAGTACCAAGGGTTTATATGGACTAA
- a CDS encoding metal ABC transporter substrate-binding protein produces the protein MGKKKRSLFLMALFTAFVLAACGGEQASVSDDEGIKVVTSFSILGDLAENVVGERGQVEYLVPIGEEPHEYETIPSDFQKVSDADVFYVNGFGLEEWLERLVQNVGDVPIITVSDGITPLPISDQDGEDPHAWLDVANVITYVENIRDDLTERDPDGAEEYAANADSFIAELEELHTWIHTEVESIDESKRAIVISENAFKYFGEQYGFDTVGIWELNSHEEGTHSQIAAVVDTIKEREIPAVFVETTVDKRYMETVANDAGVAIAGEVYTDAVGLEGSGAETYIKMMEHNVRTFVDGLNQ, from the coding sequence ATGGGAAAGAAAAAACGATCACTGTTTTTAATGGCGCTTTTTACAGCATTTGTGTTAGCCGCTTGCGGAGGAGAACAAGCGAGTGTTTCTGACGATGAAGGAATAAAAGTAGTAACAAGCTTCTCGATTTTGGGTGACTTAGCTGAAAATGTTGTAGGCGAACGTGGGCAAGTCGAGTACTTAGTGCCAATTGGCGAAGAGCCTCATGAATATGAAACGATCCCGAGTGATTTTCAAAAAGTGAGTGATGCAGATGTCTTCTATGTAAATGGGTTTGGTCTAGAAGAATGGTTAGAGCGTCTTGTGCAAAACGTAGGTGATGTGCCAATCATTACTGTTTCTGATGGAATTACTCCTTTGCCTATTAGTGATCAAGATGGTGAAGATCCGCATGCATGGTTAGACGTTGCAAATGTTATTACGTATGTGGAAAACATCCGTGACGATTTAACAGAACGCGATCCAGATGGAGCTGAGGAGTATGCGGCAAATGCGGACTCATTTATAGCGGAATTAGAAGAACTTCATACGTGGATTCATACAGAAGTTGAATCAATTGATGAATCAAAACGTGCAATCGTCATTAGTGAAAATGCATTTAAATATTTTGGTGAACAATATGGCTTTGACACAGTTGGAATTTGGGAGTTAAATTCGCACGAAGAAGGAACACATAGCCAAATTGCAGCGGTGGTTGATACGATTAAAGAAAGAGAGATACCGGCTGTATTTGTTGAGACGACAGTTGATAAACGCTACATGGAAACGGTAGCTAATGACGCGGGTGTTGCGATCGCTGGTGAAGTGTATACGGATGCTGTTGGTTTAGAAGGCAGCGGAGCGGAAACGTATATAAAAATGATGGAGCATAATGTAAGAACGTTTGTAGATGGATTAAATCAATAA
- a CDS encoding DUF2325 domain-containing protein yields MSALLIVGADHLGAIPKKLESLGFSEIIHVSGRKVQMVKKEIPTHIDLILVLTDFINHNLTGVLKRKASEQKIPICYAKRSWCSIYQAIGKCDYACENLKNCQLKRKC; encoded by the coding sequence ATGTCTGCGTTATTAATTGTTGGAGCTGATCATTTAGGAGCAATTCCTAAAAAGTTAGAGAGTTTAGGGTTCAGTGAAATTATTCATGTTAGTGGTCGGAAAGTACAAATGGTCAAGAAAGAAATACCTACTCATATTGATTTGATTTTAGTATTAACGGATTTCATTAATCACAATTTGACAGGAGTATTAAAAAGAAAAGCATCTGAACAAAAAATACCGATTTGTTACGCGAAGCGTTCATGGTGTTCAATCTATCAGGCAATTGGAAAATGTGATTACGCCTGTGAAAATTTAAAAAATTGTCAGCTGAAAAGGAAATGTTAA